From one Candidatus Taylorbacteria bacterium genomic stretch:
- a CDS encoding ribonuclease H-like domain-containing protein: MRKIVFDIETTNIFQDVGKNDPALLNLAVVGIHDSETNEYSCYEQEELSKLWPILEKADLLVGFNSEHFDIPLLNKYYPGDLRKIKSVDIMKEIKNSFGRRIGLGHIAESTLGVGKSGSGLQSVEWWRRGEKDKVKKYCLQDVKVTKELYEFALKNNYLRTKEGEKYIDIKFDTSLWEQMPKKSVTQTLLF; this comes from the coding sequence GTCTTCGACATAGAAACAACGAATATCTTTCAAGACGTGGGGAAAAATGACCCCGCGCTTTTAAATTTGGCGGTTGTGGGAATCCACGATTCCGAAACGAATGAGTATTCATGTTACGAGCAGGAGGAACTTTCAAAGCTCTGGCCCATTTTGGAGAAAGCTGATTTGCTTGTGGGCTTCAACTCGGAACATTTTGACATTCCCCTTTTGAACAAATATTATCCTGGTGATTTGAGAAAAATTAAAAGCGTGGACATAATGAAGGAAATCAAGAACTCGTTTGGTAGGCGCATCGGGCTTGGCCACATTGCGGAGTCAACACTCGGAGTCGGGAAAAGCGGGAGCGGACTTCAGTCAGTAGAGTGGTGGAGGCGCGGAGAGAAAGACAAGGTAAAAAAATATTGCCTTCAAGACGTAAAGGTGACAAAAGAGTTGTATGAGTTTGCCCTGAAAAATAATTACCTTCGAACAAAGGAGGGGGAAAAATATATTGATATTAAATTCGACACTTCGCTCTGGGAGCAGATGCCCAAAAAGAGCGTGACACAGACATTGCTGT